Proteins from one Belonocnema kinseyi isolate 2016_QV_RU_SX_M_011 chromosome 8, B_treatae_v1, whole genome shotgun sequence genomic window:
- the LOC117178563 gene encoding uncharacterized protein LOC117178563 gives MIAVYPEFVALDVTYKLLRMGLPVYVTLSEDVNCQSEILAVCILVNEDRESILWFLNTFKEENPEILKLNSIITDKDLNERGAIRVVFPAANFIICIFHVQRTFRREITFAKMNITQSQRNESLEILVKLVYAPTTEKFEELERDFTKKAPLSVLNYYNKNWLPISNARALLLNKILLKIRK, from the coding sequence ATGATAGCTGTGTATCCAGAATTTGTAGCCCTGGACGTTACATACAAACTTTTAAGAATGGGACTGCCAGTTTATGTAACCTTATCAGAAGATGTAAATTGTCAGAGCGAAATTTTAGCTGTGTGCATCTTAGTTAACGAAGATCGAGAAAGTATTTTATGGTTCCTCAATACATTTAAGGAGGAAAATCCTGAAATTCTGAAACTAAACAGCATTATAACTGATAAGGATTTAAATGAAAGGGGAGCTATTCGGGTGGTCTTTCCAGCAGctaatttcattatttgtatttttcacgTTCAGAGAACATTCCGAAGAGAAATTACTTTCGCAAAAATGAACATCACCCAGTCGCAGAGAAACGAATCCTTAGAGATATTGGTTAAACTGGTATATGCTCCAACAACTGAAAAATTCGAAGAACTTGAAAGAGATTTCACGAAAAAAGCTCCTCTTTCAGTGTTAAATTACTATAATAAAAATTGGCTTCCTATTAGTAATGCGAGAGccttacttttgaacaaaatcttgttgaagattcgtaaATAA